The Clostridia bacterium genome contains a region encoding:
- a CDS encoding ATP-binding cassette domain-containing protein → MWNHRPGTVCGLSEGEVVLAARGLTKRYGRRNVVEGVDMTVRRGDIYGFLGPNGAGKTTTLRMLVGLVAPTAG, encoded by the coding sequence ATGTGGAATCATCGACCGGGGACGGTGTGCGGCTTGTCTGAAGGCGAAGTCGTGTTGGCGGCTCGAGGCCTGACAAAGCGCTACGGCCGCCGGAACGTCGTGGAGGGCGTCGACATGACCGTCCGCCGCGGGGACATTTACGGGTTCCTCGGACCGAACGGCGCGGGCAAGACGACGACGCTGCGCATGCTCGTCGGCCTCGTGGCGCCGACGGCCGGTGA